A DNA window from Arachis duranensis cultivar V14167 chromosome 3, aradu.V14167.gnm2.J7QH, whole genome shotgun sequence contains the following coding sequences:
- the LOC107478788 gene encoding transcription factor BEE 1-like codes for MAEFTADLNSFRPSFPFLDINTMELTNGFKGVMNVNSHILNNNSSLHMQDFFMPFNTSHSFTTSPESEFSGLVHYVNHSNLPSSLTISSADNEIQQGKKRKAVDTPDTMSANSTPAVSESGSNTKNNYGRGKRGKKNETEEKKSKEVVHVRARRGQATDTHSLAERVRRGKINEKLKFLQNIVPGCYKTMGMAIMLEEIINYVQSLQHQVEFLSMKLNAASAFYDFNSQTDAFETVLRARASEAKELVKNEREEHGIQPTWPYCF; via the exons ATGGCTGAATTCACAGCAGATTTGAATAGTTTTAGaccttcttttcctttcttagaTATTAACACTATGGAACTAACAAATGGATTCAAAGGGGTGATGAATGTGAATTCACATATCCTAAACAACAACTCAAGTTTGCATATGCAGGACTTTTTTATGCCTTTCAACACAAGTCACAGCTTCACAACTTCTCCAGAATCTGAATTTTCAGGCCTTGTCCATTATGTTAATCACAGTAATCTTCCATCTTCACTTaccatatcttcagcagataaTGAAATCCAACAAGGTAAAAAGCGCAAAGCGGTTGATACGCCGGACACCATGTCAGCAAACTCAACTCCTGCAGTATCTGAGAGTGGCAGCAACACAAAAAAT AACTATGGAAGAGGGAAGAGAGGAAAAAAGAATGAAacagaagaaaagaaatcaaaggaAGTAGTTCATGTTAGAGCAAGAAGAGGCCAAGCTACTGATACTCACAGTTTAGCAGAAAGG GTTAGAAGAGGGAAAATCAATGAGAAACTTAAATTCTTACAGAACATTGTCCCGGGATGTTATAAG ACTATGGGAATGGCAATAATGTTGGAAGAGATCATAAACTATGTTCAGTCCTTGCAGCATCAAGTGGAG TTCCTCTCTATGAAGCTTAATGCAGCAAGTGCTTTCTATGACTTCAACTCACAGACAGATGCTTTCGAAACAGTGCTG AGAGCAAGGGCATCAGAAGCAAAAGAGTTGGTGAAGAATGAGAGAGAGGAACATGGCATTCAACCAACTTGGCCTTATtgcttttaa
- the LOC107478760 gene encoding F-box/kelch-repeat protein At3g23880: MAAQHPTPPQTPQPLLFGELVMEILSWIPAKPLTRLKLVCKSWNSIISNPHFVKLHLQRSPKNANLLVMLREISPEGEVSVVLSSVESFIRNPSSTLTAQDGCHSLGRGWVLGSCNGLVCIWDGIEDYPNDFEFHLWNPLTGFSSVKSPRLHVNKYASFGFGYDESSDGYKVAAVNLDINYTDNSWETTVEVYRFGSSSWRNIDSFPAFPLAIEEDGMYIGGTLNWLGLQNTQGGVYDWGAVTLDMLVIVSLELKSETYKQIQLPNGIDELPSHKPSLNVWGNCLYLSHDYKKTHFIVWQMKEFGDEISWTQMLKISLQHINVELLFPLFICENGDIFVLGASNGDISKIVLYDPRVNNVEHINILDKNHFAITNDYVESLVQHC; this comes from the coding sequence ATGGCGGCTCAACACCCAACACCGCCACAAACACCACAGCCGCTCCTCTTCGGCGAACTGGTGATGGAGAtcctctcttggattcctgCGAAGCCTCTCACGCGCCTGAAGCTTGTGTGCAAGTCATGGAACTCCATCATCTCCAATCCTCACTTCGTCAAACTTCATCTTCAGCGATCGCCCAAAAATGCCAACCTCCTTGTTATGCTAAGAGAAATATCCCCTGAAGGAGAAGTGAGTGTAGTGTTGAGTAGCGTTGAATCTTTCATCCGGAATCCTTCCTCCACTCTTACTGCTCAAGATGGTTGCCACTCTCTAGGCCGAGGCTGGGTTTTGGGTTCATGCAACGGTTTGGTTTGTATTTGGGATGGCATTGAAGATTATCCCAACGATTTCGAGTTCCATTTATGGAACCCTCTCACAGGGTTTAGTTCAGTGAAATCGCCGCGCTTACATGTCAATAAGTATGCTTCGTTTGGGTTTGGGTATGATGAGTCAAGTGACGGTTACAAGGTGGCGGCTGTCAATTTGGACATTAACTATACCGATAATTCTTGGGAAACAACTGTGGAAGTTTATAGGTTCGGTAGCAGTTCTTGGAGGAACATCGATAGTTTCCCTGCCTTTCCACTTGCTATTGAAGAGGACGGCATGTACATCGGTGGCACTCTTAATTGGCTTGGACTCCAGAACACTCAGGGAGGTGTTTATGATTGGGGTGCTGTTACACTTGATATGTTAGTGATTGTTTCGCTTGAGCTGAAATCGGAGACATATAAACAGATTCAGCTGCCTAATGGTATTGATGAGCTCCCCAGTCACAAGCCAAGTCTGAATGTTTGGGGGAATTGTCTGTATCTTTCTCATGATTACAAGAAAACTCATTTTATTGTGTGGCAAATGAAGGAGTTTGGAGATGAAATCTCTTGGACTCAAATGCTAAAGATTAGTCTTCAGCATATCAATGTTGAACTGCTGTTTCCTTTGTTTATATGTGAGAATGGAGATATCTTTGTGCTTGGAGCGAGTAACGGGGACATTTCCAAGATAGTTTTGTATGACCCGAGAGTTAATAATGTTGAGCACATTAACATCTTGGATAAAAATCATTTTGCCATTACCAATGATTATGTTGAGAGCTTGGTTCAGCACTGTTAA